One genomic segment of Canis lupus baileyi chromosome 9, mCanLup2.hap1, whole genome shotgun sequence includes these proteins:
- the LOC140640427 gene encoding serpin A12-like isoform X2 produces the protein MNPMLGLGLLFAGLLTVEGLLNSKSPVKYRGPKSQIQSWKGMKAAEGLIKRNTDFGCKLYRKLVSNSPRKNIFFSPLSISAAFSMLSLGAQDSTLDEIKQGFNFRNMPERDIHEGFHYLIYRMNQGSQDLELHLRNTLFIDQKLQPEKKFLTNVKNLYSADTVPTNFQNLGDTRKRINDYVSQKTQGKINNLIKNIDPGTVMLLTNCIFFRARWQHEFDPKITKEEDFFLDGNQRVKVPMMFRGGMYETGYDEQLSCTILEMPYQGTISATFILPDEGKMKTVEEALKADTFDRWKKLITRRVVDVSLPRFSITGNYDLKRTLSYLGITKIFEEHGDLTRISPHRSLKVGEAVHEAVLKMDEKGTEGAAGSGAQTLPMQTPLPVKLNKPFLVFIKDDVVSTIIFLGKIVNPTGK, from the exons ATGAACCCCAtgctgggcctgggcctccttTTTGCTGGCCTTCTCACTGTGGAAGGTCTTCTGAATTCCAAGTCCCCTGTGAAGTATCGTGGACCCAAGAGCCAGATCCAGTCATGGAAGGGAATGAAGGCAGCCGAGGGGCTCATAAAGCGGAACACAGACTTCGGCTGCAAGCTTTATAGGAAGCTGGTTTCCAATAGCCCCAGAAAGAACATCTTCTTTTCCCCCTTGAGCATCTCTGCAGCCTTCTCCATGCTGTCTCTGGGTGCCCAGGACTCCACCCTGGATGAGATCAAGCAGGGCTTCAATTTCAGGAATATGCCAGAGAGAGACATTCATGAGGGCTTTCATTACCTCATCTACAGGATGAACCAGGGCAGCCAGGACCTCGAACTACACCTTAGAAACACCTTGTTTATCGACCAGAAGTTGCAGCCAGAGAAGAAGTTTCTGACAAATGTCAAGAACCTGTACAGTGCAGACACTGTCCCCACCAACTTCCAGAATTTAGGAGATACTCGGAAGCGGATCAATGACTATGTCAGTCAGAAGACCCAGGGGAAAATCAACAACCTGATCAAGAATATAGACCCTGGCACTGTGATGCTTCTtacaaattgtattttctttcgaG CCAGGTGGCAACACGAATTTGATCCAAAAATAACTAAAGAGGAAGACTTCTTTTTGGATGGAAACCAACGAGTGAAGGTGCCCATGATGTTCCGTGGGGGCATGTATGAGACTGGTTATGATGAACAGCTCTCCTGCACTATTCTGGAAATGCCCTACCAGGGCACCATCTCTGCCACCTTCATCCTTCCTGATGAGGGCAAAATGAAGACTGTGGAGGAGGCCTTGAAGGCGGACACTTTTGACAGATGGAAAAAATTAATCACTCGAAG GGTCGTAGACGTGTCCTTGCCCAGGTTCTCCATCACTGGTAACTATGACCTGAAGAGGACCCTCTCCTACCTGGGTATCACCAAAATCTTTGAGGAGCATGGTGATCTCACCCGGATCTCCCCTCATCGAAGCCTGAAAGTGGGAGAG GCGGTGCACGAGGCGGTGCTGAAGATGGATGAGAAGGGCACAGAGGGCGCAGCCGGCTCCGGAGCCCAGACGCTGCCCATGCAGACGCCGCTGCCTGTCAAGTTGAACAAACCGTTTCTGGTGTTTATTAAGGATGATGTTGTGTCCACCATAATCTTCTTGGGAAAGATTGTGAATCCTACTGGGAAATAA
- the LOC140640427 gene encoding serpin A12-like isoform X1 codes for MCFYYSTGQSPRKMNPMLGLGLLFAGLLTVEGLLNSKSPVKYRGPKSQIQSWKGMKAAEGLIKRNTDFGCKLYRKLVSNSPRKNIFFSPLSISAAFSMLSLGAQDSTLDEIKQGFNFRNMPERDIHEGFHYLIYRMNQGSQDLELHLRNTLFIDQKLQPEKKFLTNVKNLYSADTVPTNFQNLGDTRKRINDYVSQKTQGKINNLIKNIDPGTVMLLTNCIFFRARWQHEFDPKITKEEDFFLDGNQRVKVPMMFRGGMYETGYDEQLSCTILEMPYQGTISATFILPDEGKMKTVEEALKADTFDRWKKLITRRVVDVSLPRFSITGNYDLKRTLSYLGITKIFEEHGDLTRISPHRSLKVGEAVHEAVLKMDEKGTEGAAGSGAQTLPMQTPLPVKLNKPFLVFIKDDVVSTIIFLGKIVNPTGK; via the exons TCTACTACTCAACAGGACAATCTCCAAGGAAAATGAACCCCAtgctgggcctgggcctccttTTTGCTGGCCTTCTCACTGTGGAAGGTCTTCTGAATTCCAAGTCCCCTGTGAAGTATCGTGGACCCAAGAGCCAGATCCAGTCATGGAAGGGAATGAAGGCAGCCGAGGGGCTCATAAAGCGGAACACAGACTTCGGCTGCAAGCTTTATAGGAAGCTGGTTTCCAATAGCCCCAGAAAGAACATCTTCTTTTCCCCCTTGAGCATCTCTGCAGCCTTCTCCATGCTGTCTCTGGGTGCCCAGGACTCCACCCTGGATGAGATCAAGCAGGGCTTCAATTTCAGGAATATGCCAGAGAGAGACATTCATGAGGGCTTTCATTACCTCATCTACAGGATGAACCAGGGCAGCCAGGACCTCGAACTACACCTTAGAAACACCTTGTTTATCGACCAGAAGTTGCAGCCAGAGAAGAAGTTTCTGACAAATGTCAAGAACCTGTACAGTGCAGACACTGTCCCCACCAACTTCCAGAATTTAGGAGATACTCGGAAGCGGATCAATGACTATGTCAGTCAGAAGACCCAGGGGAAAATCAACAACCTGATCAAGAATATAGACCCTGGCACTGTGATGCTTCTtacaaattgtattttctttcgaG CCAGGTGGCAACACGAATTTGATCCAAAAATAACTAAAGAGGAAGACTTCTTTTTGGATGGAAACCAACGAGTGAAGGTGCCCATGATGTTCCGTGGGGGCATGTATGAGACTGGTTATGATGAACAGCTCTCCTGCACTATTCTGGAAATGCCCTACCAGGGCACCATCTCTGCCACCTTCATCCTTCCTGATGAGGGCAAAATGAAGACTGTGGAGGAGGCCTTGAAGGCGGACACTTTTGACAGATGGAAAAAATTAATCACTCGAAG GGTCGTAGACGTGTCCTTGCCCAGGTTCTCCATCACTGGTAACTATGACCTGAAGAGGACCCTCTCCTACCTGGGTATCACCAAAATCTTTGAGGAGCATGGTGATCTCACCCGGATCTCCCCTCATCGAAGCCTGAAAGTGGGAGAG GCGGTGCACGAGGCGGTGCTGAAGATGGATGAGAAGGGCACAGAGGGCGCAGCCGGCTCCGGAGCCCAGACGCTGCCCATGCAGACGCCGCTGCCTGTCAAGTTGAACAAACCGTTTCTGGTGTTTATTAAGGATGATGTTGTGTCCACCATAATCTTCTTGGGAAAGATTGTGAATCCTACTGGGAAATAA